Proteins encoded in a region of the Campylobacter geochelonis genome:
- a CDS encoding HugZ family protein: MKNIDEKETLEAAKELIDSLGSLVISSVNQNGEPLASYAPFVKDDEYNFYICISPVALHFENLQTSKIASLLFIEDESKSKTVFGRKRLYGSFEVEKFQENDDRSGQIYELFEVKFGSSAGFLTKLSDFRIFKFSPTQMSLVLGFGAAFSIDFKEQLSTHKRLKGHGK; encoded by the coding sequence ATGAAAAATATAGATGAAAAAGAGACTCTAGAAGCTGCAAAAGAGCTTATAGACTCGCTTGGTTCGCTTGTGATTTCAAGCGTAAATCAAAACGGTGAGCCACTAGCTAGCTACGCGCCATTTGTAAAAGATGATGAGTATAACTTTTATATCTGCATAAGCCCTGTTGCTTTGCACTTTGAAAATTTACAAACCAGCAAAATCGCCTCTTTGCTTTTTATCGAAGATGAGAGCAAGAGCAAAACTGTTTTTGGCAGAAAACGCCTTTATGGCAGCTTTGAAGTTGAGAAATTTCAAGAAAATGATGATAGAAGTGGGCAAATTTACGAGCTTTTTGAAGTAAAATTTGGAAGTTCGGCTGGGTTTTTAACAAAGCTAAGTGATTTTAGAATTTTTAAATTTAGCCCAACTCAAATGAGTCTAGTTTTAGGCTTTGGAGCGGCTTTTAGTATCGATTTTAAAGAGCAGTTATCAACACATAAAAGACTAAAAGGACATGGCAAATAA
- a CDS encoding FtsW/RodA/SpoVE family cell cycle protein yields the protein MILFDKRILTHFDFIQPFLVLPIIILSHVLVSEANQILAMKQYVYFSIGFLVFIVFFLFPIRKIDWLIPFIYWINIFLLISVDLFGVSKLGAQRWLEIPFVHFTIQPSEIMKPAFILMLGYLIKQTPPPQNGYGVKDFAKISFYILLPFVLILKEPDLGSALILLLSGYAVLFIIGVNKKIWLTLFILIGTASPVLYENLHDYQKKRIIDFISEEPSYHVKQSIIAIGNGGMSGKPRDEATQTHFKFLPISTSDFIFAYNSERFGFVGNLFLMGIYALLIIHLLTLNYKLKGDYLARVVTTGLASLIFIYASVNISMTIGFAPVVGVPLPFFSYGGSSFITFMCFFGILQNLLTFRFDKEYNLIKFKF from the coding sequence TTGATACTTTTTGACAAACGCATTTTAACACATTTTGATTTTATTCAGCCTTTTTTAGTGCTTCCTATTATTATATTATCACACGTTTTAGTATCTGAAGCAAACCAAATTTTAGCGATGAAACAATATGTCTATTTTAGCATAGGATTTTTAGTATTTATTGTATTTTTTCTTTTTCCTATCCGAAAGATTGACTGGCTAATACCATTTATATATTGGATAAATATATTTTTACTAATCAGCGTTGATTTATTTGGAGTAAGCAAGCTTGGGGCACAAAGATGGCTTGAAATTCCATTTGTTCATTTCACAATCCAACCTAGCGAGATAATGAAACCAGCCTTTATCCTAATGCTTGGATATCTTATCAAACAAACCCCACCGCCACAAAACGGATATGGAGTTAAGGATTTTGCAAAGATAAGTTTTTATATACTACTTCCTTTTGTTTTGATACTAAAAGAGCCAGATTTAGGAAGCGCGCTCATACTTTTACTCTCTGGATATGCTGTGCTTTTTATAATCGGAGTTAATAAAAAGATTTGGCTTACGCTTTTTATACTTATAGGAACTGCGTCGCCAGTTTTGTATGAAAATTTACATGATTATCAAAAAAAACGCATAATCGACTTTATATCAGAAGAGCCAAGCTACCACGTAAAACAGTCCATCATCGCTATAGGAAATGGCGGCATGAGCGGAAAACCACGCGATGAAGCGACTCAAACTCACTTTAAATTTTTACCGATTTCAACGAGTGATTTTATATTTGCTTATAACAGCGAACGCTTTGGTTTTGTTGGAAACCTCTTTTTAATGGGAATTTACGCACTTTTAATCATACATCTTCTAACGCTTAACTATAAATTAAAAGGCGATTATCTAGCCAGAGTTGTAACAACCGGACTAGCTTCACTTATATTTATTTACGCCTCTGTTAATATCTCCATGACTATCGGTTTTGCTCCAGTTGTAGGTGTTCCGTTGCCATTTTTTAGCTATGGCGGGAGTAGTTTTATAACCTTTATGTGCTTTTTTGGAATTTTACAAAATTTGCTAACATTTAGGTTTGACAAAGAGTATAATTTGATTAAATTTAAATTTTAA
- a CDS encoding cell division ATP-binding protein FtsE, which yields MADIITAKNLSLGYERDKPVIKGASFMINTNDFIIITGESGSGKSTLLKSFYGGIDILGGELDVCFYDLNKIATRHLRALRQKLGIVFQDYRLINEWTIEKNVMLPLMIMGYDKNTCKKQSENLLKYVKLGHKIGKYPLELSGGEQQRVAVARAMSHNPQLLLCDEPTGNLDEISSDMVWDFLKAARDSWGACVIVVTHRAPSTLKFDFRHFEIKEGRVIERH from the coding sequence ATGGCAGATATAATAACTGCAAAAAACTTATCCTTAGGTTATGAAAGAGATAAACCAGTTATAAAAGGTGCGAGTTTTATGATAAATACTAATGATTTTATCATCATAACTGGCGAAAGTGGAAGTGGAAAATCAACGCTTTTGAAATCTTTTTATGGCGGAATCGATATTTTAGGTGGAGAGCTTGATGTCTGTTTTTATGACCTTAATAAAATCGCTACAAGGCATTTAAGAGCACTTAGGCAAAAACTTGGCATTGTTTTTCAAGATTATCGTTTGATAAATGAATGGACGATAGAAAAAAACGTTATGCTTCCTTTGATGATAATGGGATATGATAAAAATACTTGTAAAAAGCAGTCTGAAAATTTACTAAAGTATGTAAAACTAGGACATAAGATAGGAAAGTATCCGCTTGAACTTAGCGGTGGAGAACAGCAACGAGTCGCCGTAGCAAGGGCGATGTCGCATAATCCACAGCTTTTGTTGTGTGATGAGCCAACTGGAAATTTAGATGAAATTTCAAGCGATATGGTTTGGGACTTTTTAAAAGCAGCAAGGGATTCTTGGGGGGCTTGTGTTATCGTTGTAACGCATAGAGCGCCATCGACTTTAAAATTTGACTTTAGACATTTTGAGATAAAAGAAGGAAGAGTTATTGAGAGGCATTAA
- the trmB gene encoding tRNA (guanosine(46)-N7)-methyltransferase TrmB yields MPNFIASSIKGLNLPFKKDNVEFLKIAKGRNIDFLLTKSGNEEFFIAIKEKDNKFVIKGEKLTRPAKVGLLQKALEVFKDEFCDGILSEAFAVKKNSLTQNKDIIKSEKEALEELNLAKFDEICIEVGFGSGRHLLYQALTNPNSLFLGIEIYKPAIEQVAKLAIKEGLENIILTNGDARVFLSLANSNTIFKIYLHFPVPWDDSPHRRVISAEFLKEVQRVLKKEAKFELRSDSRAYVDFSVIKFLDMDEVEISVYKNRNLEVSSKYEDRWKRQDKDIYDVILTNYQISLNLDKDNEMEFDKLNPRKIALNFKNETHKFSDFFVHFEDIYKFSDDEILLKLSFGGFDTAENRFIYICNESSSYFINKPLKTEKNLKAHQKIGELLKQWQI; encoded by the coding sequence ATGCCAAATTTCATAGCAAGTAGTATAAAAGGGCTAAATTTGCCCTTTAAAAAAGATAATGTTGAGTTTTTAAAAATTGCAAAAGGAAGAAATATAGACTTTTTGCTAACTAAAAGTGGCAATGAAGAGTTTTTTATCGCTATTAAAGAAAAAGATAATAAATTTGTCATAAAAGGCGAAAAGCTAACAAGACCTGCTAAAGTTGGGCTTTTGCAAAAGGCTTTAGAAGTTTTTAAAGATGAGTTTTGCGATGGCATTTTAAGTGAAGCTTTTGCTGTTAAGAAAAACTCACTTACGCAAAATAAAGATATAATCAAAAGCGAAAAAGAGGCGCTTGAAGAGCTAAATTTGGCTAAATTTGATGAAATTTGCATTGAAGTTGGTTTTGGTTCTGGAAGACACCTTTTATATCAAGCACTAACAAATCCAAACTCGCTTTTTTTAGGCATTGAAATCTACAAACCAGCAATCGAGCAAGTTGCCAAACTAGCGATAAAAGAAGGTCTTGAAAATATCATTTTAACAAATGGCGATGCTAGAGTTTTTTTAAGTCTAGCAAACTCAAACACGATATTTAAAATTTATCTTCACTTTCCAGTTCCATGGGATGATTCGCCACATAGAAGGGTGATTTCGGCTGAGTTTTTAAAAGAGGTTCAAAGGGTTTTAAAAAAAGAGGCTAAATTTGAGTTAAGAAGTGATAGTAGGGCTTATGTTGACTTTTCTGTGATAAAATTTTTGGATATGGACGAGGTTGAAATCTCTGTTTATAAAAATAGAAATTTAGAAGTTTCTAGCAAGTATGAAGATAGATGGAAAAGGCAAGATAAGGATATTTATGATGTTATCTTGACAAATTATCAAATTTCTTTAAATTTAGATAAAGATAATGAGATGGAATTTGATAAACTAAATCCTAGAAAAATAGCTTTAAATTTTAAGAACGAAACGCATAAATTTAGCGATTTTTTCGTTCATTTTGAAGATATTTATAAATTTAGCGACGATGAAATTCTTTTAAAACTATCTTTTGGTGGCTTTGATACGGCTGAAAATAGATTTATTTATATTTGCAACGAGAGTTCAAGCTACTTTATAAACAAGCCTTTAAAAACAGAAAAAAATCTTAAAGCACATCAAAAAATTGGGGAGTTGCTTAAACAATGGCAGATATAA
- the alr gene encoding alanine racemase, whose translation MKSSDIKFVTWAEINLDNLKHNFLLLKSFLSPKTKYCGVVKANAYGHGSVEISRFYEKIGADYLAVARLEEGLELRENGIKLPIILLGYTDTKNCQLAAKNGIELSVFSYEMAKDLSEILGENQVKVHIKLDTGMSRIGFVVNDESSANLAISEIEKISNLKNIKIVGLFTHFAQADDDEFRNLQLKRYKMVADKLDIYTKHVSNSIAMVGKKECEFDMVRAGICAYGFLPAPNLNLDLKTVMSLKTTVANVKTLPPNSPISYGCTYHTSQSEKIATISIGYADGFLRSQKEPKVLISGVLCDVVGRVCMDQCMVKVPNELDVKMGDEVVIFGDGLLSATDVAKRWESIDYEVVCAVSRRVARVYKEGEKVVKVVEYLV comes from the coding sequence ATGAAAAGTTCTGATATAAAATTTGTAACTTGGGCTGAGATAAATTTAGATAACCTAAAACACAACTTTTTACTTCTTAAGTCCTTTTTATCGCCAAAAACGAAGTATTGTGGTGTAGTAAAAGCAAACGCTTATGGACATGGAAGCGTTGAAATTTCGCGATTTTATGAAAAAATTGGAGCTGATTATCTTGCTGTGGCTAGACTTGAAGAGGGGCTGGAGCTAAGAGAAAATGGTATAAAGCTCCCTATAATTTTGCTTGGCTATACAGATACTAAAAACTGCCAACTAGCGGCTAAAAATGGCATCGAACTATCTGTTTTTAGCTACGAAATGGCAAAAGATTTAAGCGAGATTTTGGGCGAAAATCAAGTCAAGGTGCATATCAAACTAGACACTGGAATGTCGCGGATAGGATTTGTCGTAAATGACGAAAGTAGCGCAAATTTAGCCATTAGCGAAATAGAAAAAATCTCAAATTTAAAAAATATAAAAATAGTCGGACTTTTCACGCATTTTGCACAAGCCGATGATGATGAGTTTAGAAATTTGCAACTCAAACGATACAAAATGGTAGCCGATAAACTAGATATTTACACAAAACACGTATCAAACTCTATAGCGATGGTTGGTAAAAAAGAGTGTGAGTTTGATATGGTGCGGGCTGGAATTTGCGCTTATGGCTTTTTGCCAGCGCCAAATTTAAATCTTGATTTAAAGACGGTTATGAGCCTTAAAACCACAGTTGCAAATGTCAAAACCCTACCGCCAAACTCGCCTATAAGCTATGGTTGCACTTACCACACGAGTCAAAGTGAGAAAATCGCGACTATTTCTATAGGATACGCCGATGGATTTTTACGCTCGCAAAAAGAGCCAAAAGTCTTGATTAGCGGTGTTTTGTGTGATGTTGTTGGGCGAGTTTGTATGGATCAATGCATGGTAAAAGTGCCAAATGAGCTTGATGTTAAAATGGGCGATGAAGTTGTTATTTTTGGTGATGGTTTACTAAGCGCAACAGATGTCGCAAAACGGTGGGAAAGCATTGATTATGAGGTGGTTTGCGCGGTTTCTAGGCGAGTCGCAAGGGTTTATAAAGAAGGTGAAAAAGTTGTAAAAGTGGTTGAGTATTTGGTCTAA
- a CDS encoding fibronectin type III domain-containing protein, whose product MSKFYQILSAAVLGIVMAGCVSTSPKPSSIIDASLPVVNSIKTISSTHSIGLEWQNPNDINVDGYYIWRSEQNQPAQVVAQIKDRFSTHYVDLKLAPQTVYRYYMQTYSKTGVSNKGITVSATTAKAIETVSFAKAIYGLPERVKLIWRPHADLRVGSYIIERKKADSSSWSQIAEVKGRLNAEYIDKGVKSGERYDYRIAVKTLDGEVSKPSMTLSAQTKELPDGTTNLKATIDQPKKIVLTWDSPANDSFDYYQIYISRSEYLPFVPLAKTQSNSYEDLINSNGAKRYYKVTFVDKDGLESRAQDVPVMGQTLQAPPAPILNEPIISNNSVVLNWSTGVQTGKYSVKRSGGGGEKTISDITQTSYVDSDVQKGMKYYYRVYSVDGYGISSSDSNEVSIVF is encoded by the coding sequence ATGAGCAAATTTTACCAGATACTATCAGCGGCGGTTTTAGGGATTGTGATGGCTGGATGTGTCTCAACATCACCTAAGCCATCTTCGATTATTGATGCTTCTTTGCCAGTTGTTAATAGCATTAAAACGATTAGCTCTACGCATTCAATCGGACTTGAATGGCAAAATCCAAATGATATAAATGTAGATGGATACTATATATGGCGAAGCGAGCAAAACCAGCCAGCGCAAGTAGTAGCGCAGATAAAAGATAGATTTTCTACTCACTATGTAGACTTAAAACTTGCGCCTCAAACAGTATATAGATACTATATGCAAACTTATAGCAAAACAGGAGTCTCAAACAAGGGCATAACAGTTAGTGCAACAACTGCAAAAGCTATTGAAACTGTATCGTTTGCAAAGGCTATCTATGGGCTTCCTGAACGAGTTAAGCTTATATGGAGACCGCATGCGGATTTAAGAGTTGGTTCATATATAATAGAGCGTAAAAAAGCCGATAGCTCAAGCTGGAGCCAGATAGCTGAAGTAAAGGGAAGATTAAACGCTGAGTATATCGATAAGGGCGTAAAAAGTGGCGAAAGGTATGATTATAGAATCGCTGTAAAAACACTTGATGGCGAGGTTTCAAAACCGAGTATGACACTATCTGCGCAAACTAAAGAGCTTCCAGATGGAACAACAAATTTAAAAGCCACAATAGACCAGCCTAAAAAGATAGTTTTAACGTGGGATAGCCCAGCAAATGATAGTTTTGATTATTATCAAATTTACATTTCTCGAAGCGAGTATTTGCCATTTGTCCCATTAGCTAAGACACAGAGTAACTCTTATGAGGATTTAATTAACTCAAATGGTGCAAAAAGATACTATAAAGTTACCTTTGTAGACAAAGACGGGCTTGAAAGCAGAGCTCAAGATGTGCCAGTTATGGGTCAGACTTTGCAAGCGCCACCGGCGCCGATTTTAAATGAGCCAATTATCTCTAACAATAGCGTTGTTTTAAACTGGAGCACAGGCGTTCAAACCGGTAAATATAGCGTAAAACGAAGCGGTGGCGGAGGCGAAAAGACAATTAGCGATATAACTCAGACAAGCTATGTTGATAGTGATGTTCAAAAAGGAATGAAGTATTATTACCGAGTTTATAGCGTTGATGGTTATGGCATAAGCTCAAGCGATTCAAACGAAGTTAGTATAGTTTTCTAA
- a CDS encoding ComEA family DNA-binding protein: protein MKFILKLALIFGALTTFVFAAVNINTATKDELMSLEGIGDIKAEAIIKHREATPFKSIEDIKSVNGIGDKTFNALKSDIDIKGETTVKEKAKKSIKEKSDKLIKSADKKVKKAKEKSEKSKDKAINDSKAKIDKATKLDTKEK, encoded by the coding sequence ATGAAATTTATTTTAAAGTTAGCATTAATCTTTGGTGCTTTAACAACATTTGTGTTTGCAGCTGTTAATATAAACACAGCCACAAAAGATGAGCTTATGAGTTTAGAAGGTATAGGAGATATAAAAGCAGAAGCTATTATAAAGCACAGAGAGGCTACCCCTTTTAAATCAATTGAAGATATTAAAAGTGTAAATGGCATAGGAGATAAAACCTTTAATGCTTTAAAATCAGATATAGATATAAAAGGCGAAACTACTGTTAAAGAAAAAGCTAAAAAAAGTATCAAAGAAAAAAGCGATAAGTTGATAAAGTCAGCTGATAAAAAGGTCAAAAAAGCTAAAGAAAAGAGTGAAAAATCAAAAGATAAAGCAATAAATGATAGCAAAGCTAAGATAGATAAAGCAACTAAGCTTGATACAAAAGAGAAGTAG
- a CDS encoding NAD(P)/FAD-dependent oxidoreductase yields the protein MKNILILGGGYGGLKCATTLQKKLENEDVSVELISKHDYHYPTTLLHKIAVGTYSARKARIFYRHLLKRKNFSFFKDTITKIDIKNRQISGELACYKYDYLVISLGFEPNDFNLKGVNEYAFKLSTLNEALRLRHHIETKFKDYRYHMDEKDLVFVVCGSGFTGVEFAAELANHAKNLCEMCGIDKKLVKIHLIGRSEHILPMFRADLSQIAKEKLEKLGVNVVAGNVIECQKDGVVIENADKSTYEIKANTVLWTAGVKGSSVIKDSNLETRASRIEVNEFLQLPGYEDVFVLGDCAIANDRDIIHAPTAQLASQMGEYCGLNLIKLVNGEELKTKFKFKHRGTVCSIGHTDAIGMAFGKGITGEPAAFLKNFIENKWIFGVAGFWNVLKKGQFRFRSSY from the coding sequence GTGAAAAATATTTTGATTTTAGGTGGCGGTTATGGTGGTCTAAAGTGCGCTACGACTCTACAAAAAAAGCTAGAAAACGAAGATGTTAGCGTCGAACTTATCAGTAAGCACGACTATCACTATCCAACAACGCTTTTGCACAAGATTGCCGTTGGAACGTATAGTGCTAGAAAGGCTAGGATATTTTATCGCCATCTTTTAAAGCGCAAAAATTTCAGTTTTTTTAAAGATACAATAACTAAAATAGATATCAAAAACAGGCAAATTTCTGGCGAGTTGGCCTGTTATAAATACGATTATTTGGTGATTTCGCTCGGATTTGAGCCAAATGATTTTAACTTAAAAGGTGTAAACGAATACGCTTTTAAACTCTCTACGCTTAATGAAGCTTTAAGACTAAGACATCATATCGAAACGAAATTTAAAGATTACAGATATCACATGGATGAAAAAGATCTCGTTTTTGTGGTATGCGGGAGTGGATTTACTGGAGTTGAATTTGCGGCTGAGCTTGCAAATCACGCTAAGAATTTGTGCGAAATGTGTGGGATAGATAAAAAGTTGGTTAAAATTCATTTAATTGGGCGTTCGGAGCATATTTTGCCTATGTTTAGGGCGGATTTAAGTCAAATAGCAAAAGAAAAGCTTGAAAAACTAGGAGTAAATGTCGTTGCTGGAAATGTTATAGAGTGTCAAAAAGATGGCGTTGTGATAGAAAATGCAGATAAATCAACCTATGAAATCAAGGCAAACACCGTGCTTTGGACGGCTGGAGTTAAGGGAAGTTCGGTTATAAAAGACTCAAATTTAGAAACTAGAGCTTCAAGAATCGAAGTAAATGAGTTCTTGCAACTGCCAGGATATGAAGATGTGTTTGTGCTAGGAGACTGCGCGATAGCAAACGATCGCGATATCATACACGCGCCAACAGCACAACTTGCCTCACAGATGGGCGAATACTGTGGTTTAAACCTTATAAAGTTGGTTAATGGCGAGGAGCTTAAAACTAAATTTAAGTTTAAACATCGAGGAACTGTTTGCTCTATCGGTCACACAGATGCCATTGGAATGGCATTTGGCAAGGGAATAACTGGCGAGCCAGCAGCGTTTTTGAAAAATTTTATAGAAAATAAGTGGATTTTTGGCGTGGCTGGGTTTTGGAATGTGCTTAAAAAGGGACAATTTAGGTTTAGAAGCAGTTATTAA
- a CDS encoding cell division protein FtsX encodes MRGIKTHFGVIISLVALLFSMQFGFFVNDLIKNYEFVMKNEYNIILVSKKELNKSDINATISEVADLEAISTKPMLKRLESKISKNSLDKLSQTLPKFYSVKLQFFPNNDELKTISEKLEKLDGISRVEVFAKAHDNVYRVLVLMKNLVYIFSFLITVLGLMLMLKQMRIWLYEHKERVEIMTLFGAPFFIKSFVLYKMAIVDSIISTIIVVLFYQFLPNFSFFQETMNIIGVSTQTIVLPEQGAVLFASSLILSLLIVTLVMFGIKRGSGR; translated from the coding sequence TTGAGAGGCATTAAGACTCATTTTGGCGTTATTATTTCGCTTGTTGCGCTGCTTTTTTCTATGCAGTTTGGATTTTTTGTAAATGATTTGATAAAAAATTATGAATTTGTTATGAAAAACGAATATAACATAATTTTAGTTTCTAAAAAAGAGCTAAACAAAAGCGATATTAACGCAACTATTAGCGAGGTTGCAGACTTAGAAGCAATTAGTACTAAGCCTATGCTAAAACGCTTAGAAAGTAAAATTTCAAAAAATAGTCTAGATAAACTAAGCCAAACTTTGCCCAAGTTTTATAGTGTTAAGTTGCAGTTTTTTCCAAATAACGATGAGCTAAAAACTATCTCAGAAAAGCTTGAAAAGCTAGATGGTATAAGTCGTGTTGAAGTCTTTGCAAAAGCCCATGATAATGTGTATAGAGTTTTGGTTTTGATGAAAAATTTAGTATATATATTTTCATTTTTAATAACCGTTTTAGGTCTTATGCTTATGCTAAAACAGATGCGAATTTGGCTTTACGAGCATAAAGAAAGAGTTGAGATAATGACTCTTTTTGGAGCTCCGTTTTTTATAAAAAGCTTTGTGCTTTATAAAATGGCGATTGTTGATAGTATTATTTCTACCATAATCGTTGTGCTTTTTTACCAATTTTTGCCAAATTTCAGCTTTTTTCAAGAGACTATGAACATCATCGGAGTTAGCACACAAACGATAGTGCTTCCTGAACAAGGGGCTGTTTTATTTGCTTCATCTTTGATTTTATCGCTACTAATTGTCACATTAGTGATGTTTGGGATAAAACGAGGAAGTGGTAGATGA
- a CDS encoding RluA family pseudouridine synthase: MDEIYVDEILRLDQILSKKLNISRNQVANLIKDANVKINDKTILKSSFTPKFNDKITINLPQISPLKQTQKVDFDVEIIYEDEDILVINKQSNLVVHPAPSVKEATLVEWLKDKNYMLSTINGEFRAGIVHRLDKGTSGAMVVAKNNKAHAALSKQLSDKSMGRIYLACLDLPLKQNLLIDKPIGRNPNNRLKKAVISDGRVAKSAFLNIYSDAGLNLVAAKLFTGRTHQIRVHLASINRHILGDTLYGFKSENDKIPRVMLHAYLLYFTHPTTGKRVEFVANLWSDFLNLIDKDKNKEQIYEQILPDTISGGFRDCDGWMCLNIT, from the coding sequence TTGGATGAAATTTATGTAGATGAAATTTTAAGGCTAGATCAAATTCTAAGTAAAAAGCTTAATATTTCAAGAAATCAAGTAGCAAATTTAATAAAAGATGCAAATGTAAAAATAAATGATAAAACTATCTTAAAATCGTCATTTACGCCTAAATTTAATGATAAAATAACTATAAATTTACCTCAAATTTCACCACTTAAACAAACTCAAAAAGTGGATTTTGATGTAGAGATTATATATGAAGATGAGGATATTTTAGTTATAAACAAGCAGTCAAATTTAGTCGTTCATCCAGCTCCAAGCGTTAAAGAAGCGACTTTAGTTGAGTGGTTAAAAGATAAAAACTATATGCTTTCAACTATAAATGGCGAGTTTAGAGCAGGTATCGTTCACCGCCTTGATAAAGGCACAAGTGGCGCTATGGTTGTAGCTAAAAACAACAAAGCTCACGCAGCTTTAAGCAAGCAATTAAGCGATAAAAGCATGGGGAGAATTTATCTAGCGTGTTTAGATCTGCCTTTAAAGCAAAATTTACTTATCGATAAACCCATAGGAAGAAACCCAAATAATAGGCTTAAAAAGGCGGTTATATCGGATGGAAGAGTTGCAAAAAGCGCATTTTTAAATATCTATAGTGATGCTGGGCTAAACTTAGTAGCAGCTAAGCTTTTTACTGGTAGAACTCATCAGATAAGAGTTCATCTTGCAAGTATAAATCGCCATATTTTAGGCGATACTTTATACGGATTTAAGAGCGAAAATGATAAAATTCCACGCGTTATGCTCCACGCTTATTTGCTCTATTTCACGCACCCAACCACGGGCAAGAGAGTTGAATTTGTAGCAAATTTATGGAGTGATTTTTTAAATTTAATAGACAAAGATAAAAATAAGGAGCAAATTTATGAGCAAATTTTACCAGATACTATCAGCGGCGGTTTTAGGGATTGTGATGGCTGGATGTGTCTCAACATCACCTAA
- a CDS encoding DUF4253 domain-containing protein, whose protein sequence is MSKITDEMIKTIGCECEVFEAGLDDDMLVMKAYFKELELGKKRGFMPVILSVSDTLLEALQDTLSLDSPKSVLSAKMPNARAEFTRYFNEIKDNKEVIGKFKSSAESLNQPISIWNHETKLTKKLILAKIPVKNPWEIFAYLPFGGWNSCPDALTMMAVAKLWFEKYGAVPCAISSDELEFFVGENPPKLSKDELLRLACEHHFFCTDRVEQCSEDGTIGSLAKELEGSTFWYFWWD, encoded by the coding sequence ATGAGTAAGATAACAGATGAGATGATTAAAACTATTGGCTGTGAATGCGAAGTATTTGAAGCTGGACTTGATGATGATATGTTGGTTATGAAGGCGTATTTTAAGGAGTTAGAGCTTGGCAAAAAACGCGGATTTATGCCTGTGATTTTAAGTGTAAGTGACACGCTTTTAGAAGCTTTACAAGATACTTTGTCGCTTGATAGTCCAAAAAGCGTTTTAAGCGCTAAAATGCCAAATGCTAGAGCTGAGTTTACTAGATATTTTAATGAAATTAAAGATAACAAAGAGGTGATTGGCAAATTTAAAAGTAGCGCTGAGAGCCTAAATCAGCCTATTAGTATTTGGAATCACGAAACAAAGCTTACAAAAAAGTTGATTTTAGCTAAAATTCCTGTGAAAAATCCTTGGGAGATTTTTGCTTATTTGCCATTTGGTGGGTGGAACAGTTGCCCAGATGCGCTTACTATGATGGCGGTTGCTAAGCTTTGGTTTGAGAAATATGGTGCAGTGCCATGCGCGATAAGTAGCGATGAGCTTGAGTTTTTTGTCGGCGAAAATCCGCCAAAACTAAGCAAAGATGAGCTTCTTCGCCTAGCTTGCGAGCATCATTTTTTCTGCACAGATCGAGTTGAGCAGTGTAGCGAAGATGGCACGATTGGCTCGCTTGCTAAAGAGTTAGAAGGTTCGACATTTTGGTATTTTTGGTGGGATTAA